A single Buteo buteo chromosome 17, bButBut1.hap1.1, whole genome shotgun sequence DNA region contains:
- the STAC3 gene encoding SH3 and cysteine-rich domain-containing protein 3 isoform X6 — MIVLNNKFGLRCKNCKTNIHHHCQSYVEMQRCFGKIPPGFRRAYSSPLYSDQQYACVKELLSAANRSDPVFETLRTGVIMANKERKKGQDDKKNPLAAMMDEEPEATKPEGGKTEGGTSEGDKKTEKSPTDDKNKKPQPGIRGGYLQSHYFVALYRFKALEKDDLDFPPGEKITVVDDSNEEWWRGKIGEKIGYFPPNFIIRVRAGERVHKVTRSFVGNREIGQITLKKDQIVVQKGEEVNGYVKVYTGRKVGLFPVDFLQEI, encoded by the exons ATGATTGTCC TCAACAACAAATTTGGCCTGAGGTGCAAGAACTGCAAAACCAACATCCACCACCACTGCCAGTCCTACGTGGAGATGCAGCGCTGCTTTGGCAAAATC ccccCAGGGTTTCGCCGGGCGTACAGCTCGCCTCTCTACAGTGACCAGCAATACGCCTGTGTCAAGGAGCTGCTCT cagcagccaacaGGAGCGACCCCGTGTTCGAGACCCTGAGAACAGGCGTCATTATGGCCAACAAGGAGCGCAAAAAAGGGCAGGATGACAAGAAAAAT CCTTTGGCTGCTATGATGGATGAGGAACCAGAGGCCACGAAGCCAGAAGGGGGCAAAACCGAGGGTG GCACCTCCGAAGGGGACAAGAAGACTGAGAAGAGCCCAACAGATGACAAG aacAAGAAGCCACAGCCAGGGATTCGTGGTGGCTATCTGCAGTCTCACTATTTTGTGGCACTTTATCGCTTCAAAGCCCTGGAGAAAGATGACCTGGATTTCCC GCCGGGGGAGAAGATCACAGTGGTTGATGACTCCAATGAGGAGTGGTGGCGG GGGAAGATTGGTGAAAAAATTGGCTACTTCCCTCCAAACTTCATCATCCGGGTACGGGCAGGCGAGCGGGTACACAAGGTGACACGCTCCTTCGTGGGCAACCGGGAGATTGGGCAGATCACGCTCAAGAAGGATCAG ATCGTGGTGCAGAAGGGTGAGGAGGTGAACGGTTACGTGAAAGTCTACACCGGCCGCAAAGTGGGGCTCTTCCCTGTGGACTTCCTGCAGGAGATCTGA
- the STAC3 gene encoding SH3 and cysteine-rich domain-containing protein 3 isoform X1: MALHTAAGASCSIWMLPSRAGAIGELQGPQMQAQTRHHGWRTWCAPALPLPHARGWVGLWHAQQPTNANSQWLLSTPLPSWLMHGLQFLSVSLRQRSAVRSPLGCHSRSPRGLGRLPPSLRTRHRGLGAPQATGSPTSATLSRDFHHRTRAPNAAMTEKEVPEPPASPASGGKPKSRQLQKLKQLFQRKPKEETAPEPQPNGELVSPSGGPIYYIYEEEEEEEEEEEPEPPPEPQKLVNDKPHKFKDHYFKKPKFCDVCARMIVLNNKFGLRCKNCKTNIHHHCQSYVEMQRCFGKIPPGFRRAYSSPLYSDQQYACVKELLSAANRSDPVFETLRTGVIMANKERKKGQDDKKNPLAAMMDEEPEATKPEGGKTEGGTSEGDKKTEKSPTDDKNKKPQPGIRGGYLQSHYFVALYRFKALEKDDLDFPPGEKITVVDDSNEEWWRGKIGEKIGYFPPNFIIRVRAGERVHKVTRSFVGNREIGQITLKKDQIVVQKGEEVNGYVKVYTGRKVGLFPVDFLQEI, translated from the exons ATGGCATTGCACACAGCAGCTGGAGCCTCTTGCAGCATCTGGATGCTACCTTCAAGAGCAGGTGCAATTGGAGAG ctgcaggGGCCTCAAATGCAAGCGCAAACGAGACATCATGGCTGGAGAACTTGGTgtgcccctgctctgcccctgccccatgcCAGGGGGTGGGTGGGCCTCTGGCACGCCCAGCAACCCACTAACGCAAATAGCCAGTGGCTCCTCTccaccccgctcccctcctGGCTCATGCATGGGCTCCAATTTCTCAGCGTCAGCCTCCGCCAGCGCTCAGCTGTCCGTTCCCCTCTGGGCTGTCACTCCCGCTCTCCACGGGGACTGGGGCggctgcccccctccctgcgCACCCGGCACAGAGGGCTGGGGGCTCCGCAGGCAACAGGATCCCCAACGTCAGCCACCCTTTCCAGGGATTTTCATCACAGGACAAGAGCTCCAAACGCGGC CATGACAGAGAAGGAAGTGCCAGAGCCACCAGCTTCACCTGCTTCAGGTGGGAAACCCAAGAGCCGG cagctacagaaactgaagcaaCTTTTCCAGCGAAAGCCCAAGGAGGAGACAGCGCCAGAGCCTCAGCCCAATGGGGAGCTGGTCAGCCCCTCAGGGGGACCCATTTACTACATctatgaggaggaggaagaggaggaggaggaagaggagcctgAGCCCCCTCCTGAGCCTCAGAAACTTGTCAATGACAAACCCCACAAGTTCAAAGATCATTACTTCAAAAAGCCCAAGTTCTGTGATGTTTGTGCCCGCATGATTGTCC TCAACAACAAATTTGGCCTGAGGTGCAAGAACTGCAAAACCAACATCCACCACCACTGCCAGTCCTACGTGGAGATGCAGCGCTGCTTTGGCAAAATC ccccCAGGGTTTCGCCGGGCGTACAGCTCGCCTCTCTACAGTGACCAGCAATACGCCTGTGTCAAGGAGCTGCTCT cagcagccaacaGGAGCGACCCCGTGTTCGAGACCCTGAGAACAGGCGTCATTATGGCCAACAAGGAGCGCAAAAAAGGGCAGGATGACAAGAAAAAT CCTTTGGCTGCTATGATGGATGAGGAACCAGAGGCCACGAAGCCAGAAGGGGGCAAAACCGAGGGTG GCACCTCCGAAGGGGACAAGAAGACTGAGAAGAGCCCAACAGATGACAAG aacAAGAAGCCACAGCCAGGGATTCGTGGTGGCTATCTGCAGTCTCACTATTTTGTGGCACTTTATCGCTTCAAAGCCCTGGAGAAAGATGACCTGGATTTCCC GCCGGGGGAGAAGATCACAGTGGTTGATGACTCCAATGAGGAGTGGTGGCGG GGGAAGATTGGTGAAAAAATTGGCTACTTCCCTCCAAACTTCATCATCCGGGTACGGGCAGGCGAGCGGGTACACAAGGTGACACGCTCCTTCGTGGGCAACCGGGAGATTGGGCAGATCACGCTCAAGAAGGATCAG ATCGTGGTGCAGAAGGGTGAGGAGGTGAACGGTTACGTGAAAGTCTACACCGGCCGCAAAGTGGGGCTCTTCCCTGTGGACTTCCTGCAGGAGATCTGA
- the STAC3 gene encoding SH3 and cysteine-rich domain-containing protein 3 isoform X2, whose amino-acid sequence MALHTAAGASCSIWMLPSRAGAIGELQGPQMQAQTRHHGWRTWCAPALPLPHARGWVGLWHAQQPTNANSQWLLSTPLPSWLMHGLQFLSVSLRQRSAVRSPLGCHSRSPRGLGRLPPSLRTRHRGLGAPQATGSPTSATLSRDFHHRTRAPNAAMTEKEVPEPPASPASGGKPKSRQLQKLKQLFQRKPKEETAPEPQPNGELVSPSGGPIYYIYEEEEEEEEEEEPEPPPEPQKLVNDKPHKFKDHYFKKPKFCDVCARMIVLNNKFGLRCKNCKTNIHHHCQSYVEMQRCFGKIPPGFRRAYSSPLYSDQQYACVKELLSANRSDPVFETLRTGVIMANKERKKGQDDKKNPLAAMMDEEPEATKPEGGKTEGGTSEGDKKTEKSPTDDKNKKPQPGIRGGYLQSHYFVALYRFKALEKDDLDFPPGEKITVVDDSNEEWWRGKIGEKIGYFPPNFIIRVRAGERVHKVTRSFVGNREIGQITLKKDQIVVQKGEEVNGYVKVYTGRKVGLFPVDFLQEI is encoded by the exons ATGGCATTGCACACAGCAGCTGGAGCCTCTTGCAGCATCTGGATGCTACCTTCAAGAGCAGGTGCAATTGGAGAG ctgcaggGGCCTCAAATGCAAGCGCAAACGAGACATCATGGCTGGAGAACTTGGTgtgcccctgctctgcccctgccccatgcCAGGGGGTGGGTGGGCCTCTGGCACGCCCAGCAACCCACTAACGCAAATAGCCAGTGGCTCCTCTccaccccgctcccctcctGGCTCATGCATGGGCTCCAATTTCTCAGCGTCAGCCTCCGCCAGCGCTCAGCTGTCCGTTCCCCTCTGGGCTGTCACTCCCGCTCTCCACGGGGACTGGGGCggctgcccccctccctgcgCACCCGGCACAGAGGGCTGGGGGCTCCGCAGGCAACAGGATCCCCAACGTCAGCCACCCTTTCCAGGGATTTTCATCACAGGACAAGAGCTCCAAACGCGGC CATGACAGAGAAGGAAGTGCCAGAGCCACCAGCTTCACCTGCTTCAGGTGGGAAACCCAAGAGCCGG cagctacagaaactgaagcaaCTTTTCCAGCGAAAGCCCAAGGAGGAGACAGCGCCAGAGCCTCAGCCCAATGGGGAGCTGGTCAGCCCCTCAGGGGGACCCATTTACTACATctatgaggaggaggaagaggaggaggaggaagaggagcctgAGCCCCCTCCTGAGCCTCAGAAACTTGTCAATGACAAACCCCACAAGTTCAAAGATCATTACTTCAAAAAGCCCAAGTTCTGTGATGTTTGTGCCCGCATGATTGTCC TCAACAACAAATTTGGCCTGAGGTGCAAGAACTGCAAAACCAACATCCACCACCACTGCCAGTCCTACGTGGAGATGCAGCGCTGCTTTGGCAAAATC ccccCAGGGTTTCGCCGGGCGTACAGCTCGCCTCTCTACAGTGACCAGCAATACGCCTGTGTCAAGGAGCTGCTCT cagccaacaGGAGCGACCCCGTGTTCGAGACCCTGAGAACAGGCGTCATTATGGCCAACAAGGAGCGCAAAAAAGGGCAGGATGACAAGAAAAAT CCTTTGGCTGCTATGATGGATGAGGAACCAGAGGCCACGAAGCCAGAAGGGGGCAAAACCGAGGGTG GCACCTCCGAAGGGGACAAGAAGACTGAGAAGAGCCCAACAGATGACAAG aacAAGAAGCCACAGCCAGGGATTCGTGGTGGCTATCTGCAGTCTCACTATTTTGTGGCACTTTATCGCTTCAAAGCCCTGGAGAAAGATGACCTGGATTTCCC GCCGGGGGAGAAGATCACAGTGGTTGATGACTCCAATGAGGAGTGGTGGCGG GGGAAGATTGGTGAAAAAATTGGCTACTTCCCTCCAAACTTCATCATCCGGGTACGGGCAGGCGAGCGGGTACACAAGGTGACACGCTCCTTCGTGGGCAACCGGGAGATTGGGCAGATCACGCTCAAGAAGGATCAG ATCGTGGTGCAGAAGGGTGAGGAGGTGAACGGTTACGTGAAAGTCTACACCGGCCGCAAAGTGGGGCTCTTCCCTGTGGACTTCCTGCAGGAGATCTGA
- the STAC3 gene encoding SH3 and cysteine-rich domain-containing protein 3 isoform X5, producing MTEKEVPEPPASPASGGKPKSRRKPKEETAPEPQPNGELVSPSGGPIYYIYEEEEEEEEEEEPEPPPEPQKLVNDKPHKFKDHYFKKPKFCDVCARMIVLNNKFGLRCKNCKTNIHHHCQSYVEMQRCFGKIPPGFRRAYSSPLYSDQQYACVKELLSAANRSDPVFETLRTGVIMANKERKKGQDDKKNPLAAMMDEEPEATKPEGGKTEGGTSEGDKKTEKSPTDDKNKKPQPGIRGGYLQSHYFVALYRFKALEKDDLDFPPGEKITVVDDSNEEWWRGKIGEKIGYFPPNFIIRVRAGERVHKVTRSFVGNREIGQITLKKDQIVVQKGEEVNGYVKVYTGRKVGLFPVDFLQEI from the exons ATGACAGAGAAGGAAGTGCCAGAGCCACCAGCTTCACCTGCTTCAGGTGGGAAACCCAAGAGCCGG CGAAAGCCCAAGGAGGAGACAGCGCCAGAGCCTCAGCCCAATGGGGAGCTGGTCAGCCCCTCAGGGGGACCCATTTACTACATctatgaggaggaggaagaggaggaggaggaagaggagcctgAGCCCCCTCCTGAGCCTCAGAAACTTGTCAATGACAAACCCCACAAGTTCAAAGATCATTACTTCAAAAAGCCCAAGTTCTGTGATGTTTGTGCCCGCATGATTGTCC TCAACAACAAATTTGGCCTGAGGTGCAAGAACTGCAAAACCAACATCCACCACCACTGCCAGTCCTACGTGGAGATGCAGCGCTGCTTTGGCAAAATC ccccCAGGGTTTCGCCGGGCGTACAGCTCGCCTCTCTACAGTGACCAGCAATACGCCTGTGTCAAGGAGCTGCTCT cagcagccaacaGGAGCGACCCCGTGTTCGAGACCCTGAGAACAGGCGTCATTATGGCCAACAAGGAGCGCAAAAAAGGGCAGGATGACAAGAAAAAT CCTTTGGCTGCTATGATGGATGAGGAACCAGAGGCCACGAAGCCAGAAGGGGGCAAAACCGAGGGTG GCACCTCCGAAGGGGACAAGAAGACTGAGAAGAGCCCAACAGATGACAAG aacAAGAAGCCACAGCCAGGGATTCGTGGTGGCTATCTGCAGTCTCACTATTTTGTGGCACTTTATCGCTTCAAAGCCCTGGAGAAAGATGACCTGGATTTCCC GCCGGGGGAGAAGATCACAGTGGTTGATGACTCCAATGAGGAGTGGTGGCGG GGGAAGATTGGTGAAAAAATTGGCTACTTCCCTCCAAACTTCATCATCCGGGTACGGGCAGGCGAGCGGGTACACAAGGTGACACGCTCCTTCGTGGGCAACCGGGAGATTGGGCAGATCACGCTCAAGAAGGATCAG ATCGTGGTGCAGAAGGGTGAGGAGGTGAACGGTTACGTGAAAGTCTACACCGGCCGCAAAGTGGGGCTCTTCCCTGTGGACTTCCTGCAGGAGATCTGA
- the STAC3 gene encoding SH3 and cysteine-rich domain-containing protein 3 isoform X3 gives MALHTAAGASCSIWMLPSRAGAIGELQGPQMQAQTRHHGWRTWCAPALPLPHARGWVGLWHAQQPTNANSQWLLSTPLPSWLMHGLQFLSVSLRQRSAVRSPLGCHSRSPRGLGRLPPSLRTRHRGLGAPQATGSPTSATLSRDFHHRTRAPNAAMTEKEVPEPPASPASGGKPKSRLQKLKQLFQRKPKEETAPEPQPNGELVSPSGGPIYYIYEEEEEEEEEEEPEPPPEPQKLVNDKPHKFKDHYFKKPKFCDVCARMIVLNNKFGLRCKNCKTNIHHHCQSYVEMQRCFGKIPPGFRRAYSSPLYSDQQYACVKELLSAANRSDPVFETLRTGVIMANKERKKGQDDKKNPLAAMMDEEPEATKPEGGKTEGGTSEGDKKTEKSPTDDKNKKPQPGIRGGYLQSHYFVALYRFKALEKDDLDFPPGEKITVVDDSNEEWWRGKIGEKIGYFPPNFIIRVRAGERVHKVTRSFVGNREIGQITLKKDQIVVQKGEEVNGYVKVYTGRKVGLFPVDFLQEI, from the exons ATGGCATTGCACACAGCAGCTGGAGCCTCTTGCAGCATCTGGATGCTACCTTCAAGAGCAGGTGCAATTGGAGAG ctgcaggGGCCTCAAATGCAAGCGCAAACGAGACATCATGGCTGGAGAACTTGGTgtgcccctgctctgcccctgccccatgcCAGGGGGTGGGTGGGCCTCTGGCACGCCCAGCAACCCACTAACGCAAATAGCCAGTGGCTCCTCTccaccccgctcccctcctGGCTCATGCATGGGCTCCAATTTCTCAGCGTCAGCCTCCGCCAGCGCTCAGCTGTCCGTTCCCCTCTGGGCTGTCACTCCCGCTCTCCACGGGGACTGGGGCggctgcccccctccctgcgCACCCGGCACAGAGGGCTGGGGGCTCCGCAGGCAACAGGATCCCCAACGTCAGCCACCCTTTCCAGGGATTTTCATCACAGGACAAGAGCTCCAAACGCGGC CATGACAGAGAAGGAAGTGCCAGAGCCACCAGCTTCACCTGCTTCAGGTGGGAAACCCAAGAGCCGG ctacagaaactgaagcaaCTTTTCCAGCGAAAGCCCAAGGAGGAGACAGCGCCAGAGCCTCAGCCCAATGGGGAGCTGGTCAGCCCCTCAGGGGGACCCATTTACTACATctatgaggaggaggaagaggaggaggaggaagaggagcctgAGCCCCCTCCTGAGCCTCAGAAACTTGTCAATGACAAACCCCACAAGTTCAAAGATCATTACTTCAAAAAGCCCAAGTTCTGTGATGTTTGTGCCCGCATGATTGTCC TCAACAACAAATTTGGCCTGAGGTGCAAGAACTGCAAAACCAACATCCACCACCACTGCCAGTCCTACGTGGAGATGCAGCGCTGCTTTGGCAAAATC ccccCAGGGTTTCGCCGGGCGTACAGCTCGCCTCTCTACAGTGACCAGCAATACGCCTGTGTCAAGGAGCTGCTCT cagcagccaacaGGAGCGACCCCGTGTTCGAGACCCTGAGAACAGGCGTCATTATGGCCAACAAGGAGCGCAAAAAAGGGCAGGATGACAAGAAAAAT CCTTTGGCTGCTATGATGGATGAGGAACCAGAGGCCACGAAGCCAGAAGGGGGCAAAACCGAGGGTG GCACCTCCGAAGGGGACAAGAAGACTGAGAAGAGCCCAACAGATGACAAG aacAAGAAGCCACAGCCAGGGATTCGTGGTGGCTATCTGCAGTCTCACTATTTTGTGGCACTTTATCGCTTCAAAGCCCTGGAGAAAGATGACCTGGATTTCCC GCCGGGGGAGAAGATCACAGTGGTTGATGACTCCAATGAGGAGTGGTGGCGG GGGAAGATTGGTGAAAAAATTGGCTACTTCCCTCCAAACTTCATCATCCGGGTACGGGCAGGCGAGCGGGTACACAAGGTGACACGCTCCTTCGTGGGCAACCGGGAGATTGGGCAGATCACGCTCAAGAAGGATCAG ATCGTGGTGCAGAAGGGTGAGGAGGTGAACGGTTACGTGAAAGTCTACACCGGCCGCAAAGTGGGGCTCTTCCCTGTGGACTTCCTGCAGGAGATCTGA
- the STAC3 gene encoding SH3 and cysteine-rich domain-containing protein 3 isoform X4: MALHTAAGASCSIWMLPSRAGAIGELQGPQMQAQTRHHGWRTWCAPALPLPHARGWVGLWHAQQPTNANSQWLLSTPLPSWLMHGLQFLSVSLRQRSAVRSPLGCHSRSPRGLGRLPPSLRTRHRGLGAPQATGSPTSATLSRDFHHRTRAPNAAMTEKEVPEPPASPASGGKPKSRLQKLKQLFQRKPKEETAPEPQPNGELVSPSGGPIYYIYEEEEEEEEEEEPEPPPEPQKLVNDKPHKFKDHYFKKPKFCDVCARMIVLNNKFGLRCKNCKTNIHHHCQSYVEMQRCFGKIPPGFRRAYSSPLYSDQQYACVKELLSANRSDPVFETLRTGVIMANKERKKGQDDKKNPLAAMMDEEPEATKPEGGKTEGGTSEGDKKTEKSPTDDKNKKPQPGIRGGYLQSHYFVALYRFKALEKDDLDFPPGEKITVVDDSNEEWWRGKIGEKIGYFPPNFIIRVRAGERVHKVTRSFVGNREIGQITLKKDQIVVQKGEEVNGYVKVYTGRKVGLFPVDFLQEI, from the exons ATGGCATTGCACACAGCAGCTGGAGCCTCTTGCAGCATCTGGATGCTACCTTCAAGAGCAGGTGCAATTGGAGAG ctgcaggGGCCTCAAATGCAAGCGCAAACGAGACATCATGGCTGGAGAACTTGGTgtgcccctgctctgcccctgccccatgcCAGGGGGTGGGTGGGCCTCTGGCACGCCCAGCAACCCACTAACGCAAATAGCCAGTGGCTCCTCTccaccccgctcccctcctGGCTCATGCATGGGCTCCAATTTCTCAGCGTCAGCCTCCGCCAGCGCTCAGCTGTCCGTTCCCCTCTGGGCTGTCACTCCCGCTCTCCACGGGGACTGGGGCggctgcccccctccctgcgCACCCGGCACAGAGGGCTGGGGGCTCCGCAGGCAACAGGATCCCCAACGTCAGCCACCCTTTCCAGGGATTTTCATCACAGGACAAGAGCTCCAAACGCGGC CATGACAGAGAAGGAAGTGCCAGAGCCACCAGCTTCACCTGCTTCAGGTGGGAAACCCAAGAGCCGG ctacagaaactgaagcaaCTTTTCCAGCGAAAGCCCAAGGAGGAGACAGCGCCAGAGCCTCAGCCCAATGGGGAGCTGGTCAGCCCCTCAGGGGGACCCATTTACTACATctatgaggaggaggaagaggaggaggaggaagaggagcctgAGCCCCCTCCTGAGCCTCAGAAACTTGTCAATGACAAACCCCACAAGTTCAAAGATCATTACTTCAAAAAGCCCAAGTTCTGTGATGTTTGTGCCCGCATGATTGTCC TCAACAACAAATTTGGCCTGAGGTGCAAGAACTGCAAAACCAACATCCACCACCACTGCCAGTCCTACGTGGAGATGCAGCGCTGCTTTGGCAAAATC ccccCAGGGTTTCGCCGGGCGTACAGCTCGCCTCTCTACAGTGACCAGCAATACGCCTGTGTCAAGGAGCTGCTCT cagccaacaGGAGCGACCCCGTGTTCGAGACCCTGAGAACAGGCGTCATTATGGCCAACAAGGAGCGCAAAAAAGGGCAGGATGACAAGAAAAAT CCTTTGGCTGCTATGATGGATGAGGAACCAGAGGCCACGAAGCCAGAAGGGGGCAAAACCGAGGGTG GCACCTCCGAAGGGGACAAGAAGACTGAGAAGAGCCCAACAGATGACAAG aacAAGAAGCCACAGCCAGGGATTCGTGGTGGCTATCTGCAGTCTCACTATTTTGTGGCACTTTATCGCTTCAAAGCCCTGGAGAAAGATGACCTGGATTTCCC GCCGGGGGAGAAGATCACAGTGGTTGATGACTCCAATGAGGAGTGGTGGCGG GGGAAGATTGGTGAAAAAATTGGCTACTTCCCTCCAAACTTCATCATCCGGGTACGGGCAGGCGAGCGGGTACACAAGGTGACACGCTCCTTCGTGGGCAACCGGGAGATTGGGCAGATCACGCTCAAGAAGGATCAG ATCGTGGTGCAGAAGGGTGAGGAGGTGAACGGTTACGTGAAAGTCTACACCGGCCGCAAAGTGGGGCTCTTCCCTGTGGACTTCCTGCAGGAGATCTGA